A stretch of the Bacteroidota bacterium genome encodes the following:
- a CDS encoding glycosyltransferase, with amino-acid sequence MKISIITPSFNQADYIDQTIKSVLSQVGDFKVEMIVVDAGSNDGTIEILKRYGSDIVWVSEKDKGQADAINKGIELCTGDIIGWLNSDDIYLENSFQKIASSFNSNINCEWLFGKCKIIDAKGDEIRSFITKYKNYYLSKYSYKRLLIENFISQPAVFFRKSLFKKVGCLNIHFNYAMDYDLWLRFGKQADPYFINDYLSAFRIHTDSKGEKNYRHQFKEEYKIAIQYTQSKIIKLFHWLNIWKIILAYKLIK; translated from the coding sequence ATGAAGATTTCAATTATTACCCCTTCTTTTAATCAGGCTGATTATATCGACCAAACCATAAAAAGTGTATTGTCGCAAGTAGGTGATTTTAAAGTTGAAATGATTGTTGTTGATGCTGGTTCAAATGATGGTACCATTGAAATTTTAAAAAGGTATGGGTCTGATATTGTCTGGGTTTCAGAAAAGGATAAAGGACAGGCAGATGCCATTAACAAAGGGATTGAATTATGTACGGGTGATATTATCGGGTGGCTAAATTCAGATGATATCTATTTGGAGAACTCATTTCAAAAAATTGCATCTTCTTTTAATTCGAATATAAATTGTGAATGGCTTTTTGGAAAGTGTAAGATCATAGATGCTAAAGGTGATGAAATCAGATCATTCATTACAAAATATAAAAATTATTATCTATCCAAATACAGTTATAAAAGACTGTTAATTGAAAATTTTATATCGCAACCGGCAGTTTTCTTCAGAAAGTCATTATTTAAAAAGGTTGGATGCCTAAATATCCATTTTAACTATGCAATGGATTATGATTTATGGTTAAGGTTTGGAAAACAGGCTGATCCTTATTTTATTAACGATTATTTGTCTGCATTCAGAATACATACTGATTCAAAAGGCGAAAAGAATTATAGGCATCAATTCAAAGAAGAATATAAGATTGCGATTCAGTACACCCAATCAAAAATTATAAAGCTTTTTCATTGGCTAAATATCTGGAAAATAATATTGGCTTATAAATTGATAAAATGA
- a CDS encoding glycosyltransferase, protein MNKISIISICKNNLSGLKLLFKDSVSKFPRHQFIIIDGGSVDGSVYYLRSETCDNLIWISEPDLGIYNAMNKGINLAKNDWTIFINAGDVIADEAVLDKIIPFLTDEFDVIYGDVIIKYPYFNVLKKSRPLDQLWKGMISSHQSVFIRTVLLKENEFDLKYKIGADYDQLFRLCKQNKRFKYLPIPISIIESNGISDQKILKSWFEHFKILKAYEQLSLKMFIYHLSLFVFLVGLKIVRKIMPRKFYFLMIKMIYRKRLVTVTES, encoded by the coding sequence TTGAACAAAATATCAATCATATCTATTTGTAAAAATAACTTATCAGGGTTAAAATTACTCTTTAAAGATTCGGTAAGTAAATTTCCACGACATCAGTTCATCATCATTGATGGAGGATCTGTCGATGGTTCAGTTTATTATCTTCGGAGTGAAACCTGTGATAATCTTATTTGGATTTCTGAACCTGATCTTGGAATTTATAATGCCATGAATAAAGGGATTAATCTAGCCAAAAATGATTGGACAATTTTTATCAATGCCGGTGATGTGATTGCTGATGAAGCGGTCCTTGACAAAATAATACCATTTCTTACAGATGAATTTGATGTCATTTATGGGGATGTAATTATCAAATACCCTTATTTTAATGTTTTAAAAAAATCAAGGCCGCTGGATCAATTATGGAAGGGCATGATATCCTCTCATCAATCTGTTTTTATTAGAACTGTTTTGTTAAAGGAAAATGAATTTGACTTGAAATATAAGATAGGTGCCGATTATGATCAATTATTTCGACTCTGTAAACAAAATAAAAGATTTAAGTATTTACCCATTCCCATTTCTATAATTGAATCAAATGGGATTTCCGATCAGAAGATTTTAAAATCATGGTTTGAGCACTTTAAAATTCTCAAAGCCTATGAGCAGTTGAGTTTAAAGATGTTTATTTATCACCTGTCTTTATTCGTCTTTTTGGTTGGGCTAAAAATAGTTCGAAAAATAATGCCTCGTAAATTTTACTTTTTAATGATAAAGATGATTTACAGAAAAAGACTTGTTACAGTTACAGAGTCATAA
- a CDS encoding glycosyltransferase family 2 protein: protein MMKDRLDIPIAVIAYNRIKPLQRLLRSLVQASYDDLVIKLYICIDGGGNDEVIKLAHDFDWPFGVKQVIIQSKNLGLKEHVLRCGNLSQKHDGILILEDDMFVSPIFYQFAIKSCNFYYAESAIAGISLYSHLFNESAQMPFIPINDGFDVFFIQVVSSWGQVWLKSHWKNFVNWYNKNDHTDDLEISLPPNIMEWPDSSWKKFFSAYIIAENKYFVNPRISYTTNFGDPGTHFDKPMLFAQMPVNFGNKLQDRFVKFNKSRSVYDSYYEILPEIIKKFNKRLAPYNFDVDLYGVKSYSNLKSTYVLTSRKVQCIKFSFGLEMMPHELNVICDIEGDDILFAKVEELIQLNYYTTVNLALTRKKLIYYYRLRDWQLRNGSLFIQDDQSLDALSVKLLLSKIIRMWISKFKILYYKLDSVIRKH, encoded by the coding sequence ATGATGAAGGATAGATTAGATATTCCAATAGCTGTTATTGCTTACAATCGAATTAAGCCTTTACAAAGGCTTTTAAGATCATTGGTTCAAGCTTCATACGATGATTTAGTCATTAAATTGTATATCTGTATTGATGGAGGAGGCAATGATGAAGTGATAAAACTGGCGCATGATTTTGATTGGCCTTTTGGAGTTAAGCAAGTGATCATACAATCTAAGAATCTTGGGCTCAAAGAACATGTTTTGAGATGTGGGAATCTTTCTCAAAAGCATGATGGGATTTTAATTCTTGAAGATGACATGTTTGTTAGCCCTATCTTTTATCAATTCGCAATAAAATCCTGTAATTTTTATTATGCAGAATCAGCTATCGCTGGCATTTCCCTTTACAGTCATCTTTTTAACGAATCTGCCCAAATGCCATTTATCCCGATAAATGATGGTTTTGATGTTTTTTTTATTCAGGTAGTGTCTTCTTGGGGGCAAGTCTGGCTTAAATCACATTGGAAAAACTTTGTCAATTGGTACAACAAGAATGATCATACAGATGATTTGGAGATTAGCTTACCTCCCAATATCATGGAATGGCCTGATTCTTCTTGGAAGAAATTTTTTAGTGCCTACATAATTGCAGAGAACAAATATTTTGTTAATCCACGAATTTCCTACACCACTAATTTTGGTGATCCCGGTACTCATTTTGATAAGCCAATGTTATTTGCCCAAATGCCAGTGAATTTTGGAAATAAACTTCAAGACAGATTTGTTAAATTTAATAAATCTCGTTCCGTTTACGATTCATACTATGAAATATTACCTGAGATTATCAAAAAATTCAATAAGAGGCTCGCACCTTATAATTTTGATGTAGATCTTTACGGGGTGAAGTCATATTCAAACCTAAAGTCGACTTATGTTTTGACAAGCCGAAAAGTACAATGTATAAAATTTTCTTTTGGGTTGGAAATGATGCCTCATGAATTGAACGTAATTTGCGATATTGAAGGGGATGATATATTATTTGCAAAGGTAGAAGAGTTAATTCAATTAAATTATTATACGACTGTAAATTTAGCACTTACTAGAAAAAAACTAATTTATTATTATCGTTTAAGAGATTGGCAATTAAGGAATGGATCCTTATTTATTCAAGATGACCAATCATTAGATGCATTATCTGTCAAGCTCCTTTTAAGTAAAATTATTCGAATGTGGATAAGCAAATTCAAAATACTATATTATAAATTAGATTCGGTAATTAGAAAACATTAA
- a CDS encoding glycosyltransferase family 4 protein: protein MKILQLNTYDQKGGAARATYRLSKSLADIGADIRLLVRKKSFADSFTYAANEKFSSAKAYFDYLPTLLFTRKRLPFFSAIINDNLLENVALFRPDIIHLNWISEGFVKIETLAKLNVPIVWTLHDSWSFTGGCHIPKGCLKYQTKCERCPYLSPKFKNDLSSYNFERKLKAYAQIDIMQIVTPSNWMRSEVVSSTLLKGRNVAVIPNCLDTDFYDGVNKEIAKSELRISPENRVIIFGGINSTKDENKGFQFLLNALETVTTKDVVLIVFGNDKPKVQYENGIEIKYLGKINNDEKLRTIYSAGDVTVVPSIQEVFGQVIIESMSCGTPVVAFNQTGPAEIIQHKKNGFLANPFEEGDLAKGIDWVLENQSRWEMLSANAVTFVRAHYSSEIIARKYIELFKRVLGNK from the coding sequence TTGAAAATACTTCAACTAAATACTTATGATCAAAAAGGCGGTGCTGCAAGAGCTACATATCGCCTGTCAAAAAGCTTAGCTGATATAGGTGCTGATATCCGACTCCTTGTTCGGAAGAAGAGTTTCGCAGACTCATTTACTTATGCTGCGAATGAGAAATTCTCCTCTGCAAAAGCCTATTTTGATTATTTACCGACTTTACTTTTTACAAGGAAGCGATTACCCTTTTTCTCGGCAATAATTAATGATAATTTATTAGAAAATGTCGCACTTTTTCGTCCGGATATTATTCATCTAAACTGGATTTCGGAAGGATTTGTTAAAATAGAAACGTTAGCTAAACTTAATGTTCCTATCGTTTGGACCCTTCATGATTCGTGGTCGTTTACCGGAGGGTGCCATATCCCAAAAGGATGTTTGAAATATCAGACGAAATGTGAACGTTGCCCATATTTATCTCCAAAATTCAAAAATGATTTGAGTAGTTATAATTTTGAGCGAAAGCTGAAAGCTTATGCCCAAATTGATATCATGCAGATTGTGACTCCATCAAATTGGATGAGGTCCGAAGTAGTATCTAGTACCCTTCTAAAAGGAAGAAATGTGGCGGTTATTCCAAATTGTTTAGATACTGATTTTTATGATGGTGTAAACAAGGAGATAGCCAAGAGTGAACTTAGAATTAGTCCTGAAAATCGAGTTATTATTTTTGGAGGAATTAATTCGACTAAAGATGAGAATAAAGGATTTCAGTTTTTGTTAAATGCCTTAGAAACTGTTACCACAAAAGATGTTGTGCTTATTGTTTTTGGTAATGACAAGCCTAAAGTTCAATACGAAAACGGCATCGAAATTAAATATTTGGGGAAGATAAATAATGATGAAAAATTGAGAACCATCTATTCAGCAGGAGATGTAACTGTTGTTCCATCTATTCAGGAAGTATTCGGACAAGTTATTATTGAATCAATGTCGTGCGGTACACCAGTGGTTGCATTTAACCAAACTGGTCCGGCTGAAATTATTCAGCATAAAAAAAATGGATTTCTTGCAAATCCATTTGAAGAAGGAGACCTCGCTAAAGGAATTGATTGGGTTTTGGAAAATCAAAGCAGATGGGAGATGCTTTCCGCTAATGCAGTAACATTCGTTAGAGCGCATTATTCTTCTGAAATTATAGCTCGAAAATATATTGAATTATTTAAAAGGGTATTAGGAAATAAATAA